The Pantoea sp. At-9b genome includes a window with the following:
- the glnT gene encoding type III glutamate--ammonia ligase — MKSAAQIAEIKQALMAKGVEYCMGAYVDIHGVPKGKVVPIGHLDQMAQGSERYTGYALDGLGQSPHEDELTSVPDLDHIIQLPWEPKIAWMPADNHFQGEPYALSTRVALQNVIKQANAMGFGFNLGIECEIYLLKREQDGRLVVPEADNKLNKPCYDLQGFVDQFGWLDEVSSTINALGWDLYSLDHEDGNSQYEFDFNYADALTTCDRFIFFRFMAKHYAKQRGLIATTMPKPFADKTGTGAHFNMSLYDINTGDNLFKRDATSADDPWGLGLSDTGYHFIGGLLKHGRALCAAFAPTVNSYKRLVRQGAMSYFSWAPVFNSWGSNNRTNAVRVPAGGGRCESRNADGAVNPYLAATLALAAGLEGIREKIDPRQPNEDNLYAISEAERRARGIDFLPQNLLEAVEAFDADPFVAATLGDALKKEFIHYKLQEWNSYHLHVSQWEIDRYSTIF; from the coding sequence ATGAAAAGCGCAGCACAGATCGCCGAGATCAAACAGGCCTTGATGGCTAAAGGGGTGGAGTACTGCATGGGCGCGTATGTGGATATTCACGGCGTACCTAAGGGCAAAGTGGTGCCGATTGGCCACCTCGATCAGATGGCGCAGGGATCGGAGCGTTATACCGGCTATGCGCTGGACGGTTTGGGTCAGTCGCCGCATGAGGATGAACTGACTTCTGTGCCGGATCTCGACCACATCATCCAACTGCCGTGGGAACCGAAAATTGCGTGGATGCCTGCCGATAACCACTTCCAGGGCGAACCCTATGCGCTCAGTACGCGGGTGGCGTTGCAGAATGTGATCAAACAGGCGAATGCCATGGGGTTTGGTTTTAACCTCGGCATTGAATGCGAAATTTATTTACTCAAGCGGGAACAGGACGGTCGCTTGGTGGTGCCGGAAGCGGATAACAAGCTCAACAAACCTTGCTACGACTTACAGGGCTTTGTCGATCAGTTTGGCTGGCTGGATGAGGTTTCTTCCACCATCAACGCACTGGGCTGGGATCTCTACTCGCTCGACCACGAAGATGGCAACTCGCAGTACGAGTTCGACTTTAACTACGCCGATGCGCTGACCACCTGTGACCGTTTTATTTTCTTCCGCTTTATGGCGAAACATTACGCCAAACAACGTGGGCTGATTGCCACCACCATGCCGAAGCCGTTTGCCGATAAAACCGGCACCGGTGCGCATTTCAATATGTCGTTATATGACATCAACACCGGTGACAATCTGTTTAAACGTGACGCCACCAGTGCTGACGATCCCTGGGGGTTGGGGCTGAGCGATACCGGCTATCACTTTATCGGTGGATTGCTGAAGCATGGCCGGGCGCTGTGCGCCGCGTTTGCCCCGACGGTGAACAGCTATAAACGCCTGGTACGCCAGGGTGCGATGAGTTATTTCTCCTGGGCACCGGTATTTAACTCCTGGGGGTCCAATAACCGTACCAACGCGGTACGCGTTCCGGCCGGTGGTGGACGCTGTGAATCGCGCAACGCTGATGGCGCAGTCAATCCATATCTCGCGGCCACGCTGGCCCTGGCTGCCGGGCTGGAAGGTATTCGCGAGAAGATCGATCCCCGCCAACCGAATGAAGACAATCTGTATGCCATCAGCGAAGCGGAGCGCCGCGCCCGGGGCATCGATTTTCTGCCGCAAAACCTGCTGGAGGCGGTGGAAGCCTTCGATGCCGATCCGTTTGTCGCGGCGACGTTGGGAGACGCGCTGAAGAAAGAGTTCATCCACTACAAGTTGCAGGAGTGGAACAGCTATCACCTGCACGTCAGCCAGTGGGAAATTGATCGCTACAGCACCATTTTTTAA
- a CDS encoding TetR/AcrR family transcriptional regulator, which produces MKEAPAAEPGKKSRKTQRDVAELLQSSAFDLFATQNYSSVRIKDIATATGLNSALIYYYFGSKEDLFIKVIESAVERAFVQFDDIKASANGPRDLIFLWIEIHILQFHLLQKLAKISLDYSSTNGRIASIDKAIKKFYEKESVILKNTIKEGIASGLFREVNPGDMAMLISTYLDGVLFRNVMFPNFKYKQAINVMRNFVFEKLDA; this is translated from the coding sequence ATGAAGGAAGCCCCAGCCGCCGAACCCGGCAAGAAATCGCGTAAAACCCAGCGCGACGTCGCCGAGTTGTTGCAATCCTCCGCCTTCGATCTGTTCGCTACCCAGAACTATTCGTCAGTACGGATTAAAGATATCGCCACCGCCACCGGGCTGAATTCGGCGCTGATTTATTACTATTTCGGCTCCAAAGAAGACCTGTTTATCAAGGTGATCGAGTCAGCGGTGGAGCGTGCCTTTGTGCAGTTTGACGACATCAAAGCCAGCGCCAACGGCCCACGTGACCTGATTTTTCTGTGGATCGAGATCCATATTCTCCAGTTCCATCTGTTGCAGAAGCTGGCGAAAATCAGCCTGGACTACTCCAGCACCAACGGGCGTATTGCCAGCATTGATAAGGCGATTAAAAAGTTTTACGAAAAGGAATCGGTGATTCTGAAGAACACCATCAAAGAGGGCATCGCCAGTGGGTTGTTCCGTGAGGTGAATCCAGGCGATATGGCGATGCTGATCTCCACCTACCTTGATGGCGTGCTGTTCCGCAATGTGATGTTCCCCAATTTCAAATACAAACAAGCGATCAACGTGATGCGCAACTTTGTGTTTGAAAAGCTCGATGCCTGA